A DNA window from Hydra vulgaris chromosome 13, alternate assembly HydraT2T_AEP contains the following coding sequences:
- the LOC136090226 gene encoding synaptotagmin-11-like, producing the protein MITKFLSSSNTLEVISSNTLEVWISRVVYFNKKQNCCLNAFLLLNIMPEKIHNQTSKCVEDSCEFNFNEQFRFHDIDVTQLDRYTLQIKLIKHNKIKKFKNKVIGEAQIPITDLSCSSEESNIYFDLFWHFKSKTSLGSINITLCHQAATSKLNVIINQAKSLPKFSNCYVTVSLFREERIEMKSTSIKYNFRDPIFNESLEFDISTDISNPLSVYTMVVTVNNSIVLGKDRVIGHVIFSLLSPQKSAVTHWQLVQDSPHQSHPEWRTLLDPNEI; encoded by the exons ATGATAACTAAATTTCTAAGCAGTAGTAATACTTTAGAGGTAATCAGTAGTAATACTTTAGAGGTATGGATTTCCCGAGttgtgtattttaataaaaagcagaACTGTTGTCTTAATGCTTTTCTTCTTCTGAATATAATGCCAGAAAAAATTCATAATCAAACTTCAAAGTGCGTAGAAGATAGCTGTGAGTTCAACTTTAACGAACAATTTCGTTTTCACGATATAGATGTAACACAATTGGATAGATatactttacaaataaaattaataaaacataacaagataaagaaatttaaaaacaaagttattggAGAAGCACAAATACCCATTACTGATCTTAGTTGTTCGAGTGAAGAATCCAACAtatattttgatctattttGGCATTTTAAGTCCAAG ACATCATTGGGATCTATAAACATAACTTTATGTCACCAAGCAGCAACATCCAAGCTCAATGTGATTATCAATCAAGCAAAAAGTTTGCCAAAGTTTTCAA attgttATGTCACTGTTTCGTTATTTCGAGAAGAAAGAATTGAAATGAAAAGTACCTCTATAAAGTACAATTTTCGCGATCCTATATTTAATGAATCATTAGAATTCGATATCAGTACAGACATTTCAAATCCACTTTCGGTTTATACAATGGTTGTTACAGTTAATAATTCAATTGTGTTGGGTAAAGACCGTGTAATTGGTCATGTGATATTTAGTTTGCTTTCTCCACAAAAATCAGCCGTAACACATTGGCAACTCGTGCAGGATTCTCCCCATCAATCTCATCCAGAATGGCGCACTCTATTAGATCCAAATGAAATCTAA